cccagcggtgggcgaATTGTGCGACTCAGTTTGCTCTCCCCAAGCGAGCAATCTCGAGTAATTTAACTACACCTGCCGCGGTAGACAGTAGACCGGATAGtgaatccggtgggcaggttgtgatgacgccgcaagttTACGAGAtatagatggcccacctgcctcctaggttgctctccggGGGCCACCTGCCCGAGCAATGCCCGAGTCTTTGTATTGTCCTTGCTCGACTCTTGTCTGCTCGCTTATGATGTACGTGTGCTAGTCACACCTTTTTGTTACTTTTTATTTCCGCTTTCCGCTGTGTTTTGGGGCCTCGGCGGCAGGCTGCTAGCGCCAATGTCGCGGGAAGCAATCTCGCCGCATTTGGATTTGCGAGTACGAAAACGCATTTCGCGATTTtggtgcatgttaatgaaccgcCATTGGTTCATGTTAGAGAGTTCTAGCACTGCTGTAATGGCTGGCATGACAAATACGGTAATGCAGTTCCGTTCGCACCTTTGCCATGCTTGCCTAGCCAATAAGTCGTACGACAATAGCGGCGAGGCAAGCATGGCAACGGCGAAAGAGGTTTTGAGCTCCGATGGTGTTGTAAATTCTATGCTCCTAGGCTGAAAAGCAGATCCGTGGTCCTGGAAGCTCTTGACCAACGTTGTACTTATCGCTGAAAAGCGAATAAAGGCATGTGGCAGCTTAAGTAGGGCGTGCCGGTCATGTTATTGGCCTCTGCGTTCTCCGCAAAGGACGTAGCCGATACACATGGGGCTGGGTGGTTGGTTGGAGCGGCTAATGCCCATCATTTGGACATGCCTGCTGCACGAATAGCTGCAGCGAATTTCACCATGCAATTAGGTGAGAGGTTTTAACGGTTATGCGAACAAGGTTGTTTTAATCATATTAAGCAGCCTGCAATTTGGTCATTTATTGCTCTCGATGTGTCAAACTGCTTCAAGATCGATCTTCAGGTAACTTTAATTTGACAGAAGTAACTTTCAACTATCTTTGTATTAACAGATGTGGATAGAATGTAAAAGTTAATGGAATGTTATAGAATAAATAGAAAGTTAATACAAATTCTAAAGAAAGTTAACAAACGTTTTTGTAGACGAAGACACATTTCCGGTCTCCATCCTCGTCAGTATTAGAAGCCAATGCATCGCCCGTAGACGCGTGTGCTCTCTTCTGTGGTCCCACGGTAAATGATTGATCAGCGCACGTCCATGCCCTTCACTTTGTGAGCTCAGGCGCCTGCGTTCTTTCATGGTTGAGCCGGGCCACTGGCAGCTGCTGTCGCGGGCGTTTGGGGTCATTGTTCCTGTATGCGCTTTTGCACCGCTATAAGCACGCCCGCATCTGCTCCTTCTCAAGGTTAACAtgcgctgctgcagctgctctacCGCTACATAAAAGTAGCTGCGCACTTGCAGTTTATTTACAAGGCAGGTAGGAACGCATGTATACGACAGATCAGGGTGGACACGTAAAGTCTGCGTCatccttgtctagagcgctcgggcggtgcactCCCTTGCAAACAAATCCAGATCTTGTCGCAGCCTCTAGGGTCCAGAGGCAACACTTGATCGGATGTAGTGCCAGATATACCCGCGAACAAAGTAGACACGAGCACTTTGCCCAGAAATCAGAGGCTGCTCTTTAATTTCTGTTTTTGTTACCTGGtacgcactgctcgagcgctctgcACAACGGTGACGCGGACTATACACTGCCTACCGGCATTATTTTGCGAACAGCGGTAAAGTTTTCATACTTTGTGTTAAGCCTTCCATCGGAAGCGGCGTTGTGCTGCCATCTCTTCAGCGCATGCCGAAACCTGAACCGCCAGCTGTTGGCACTGTCCGATGGATGGAATAGAATTTCTGCGACTATGCACACCAGACTTACTGAGCTCTCCGTCTATACCTACCATCGGCGACAAGagtttgcgggacgcgagttcttggaaaaacgtttattgtagctccaacTCGCTACATAGTGGCTTGATATTGTATGACGGTATTAAAGGTCTCATTTCTGCTTCCTCTGGTAATAGTATCAtgtgactgggtagcgaggtggagctacaataaacgttatTCCGAGAACTCGCGTCCTGCAAACTTTTGCCCCCGACAGTACATCACTGTAACGCTGTAGCTTCCGTAATATAGAGCTCAGGTAGAAAATAATCCAGGTCCAAGCTCACATAGGTAACAGAAAAGGCCGCTCATGGCCTTAAAAGAGTATACTGCGTGCGTATATATACTATACACGCAGCCGTATTCATGGCTGTAAGCTCTGTACACTACATGCAGAGTACGGCTGAGTTAAGAGGATGGGTCATCCTGGAAGGATACAAAGTTGAACAGGAATAACTAGCAGAGGAAGAAGGTAGCCACCATAGGATAGAGGGGCTTCTATGGGCGATCGGTGGGAGATGGATTTGTGCACTCGTTAAGCCACCAAGGTCTTCGAGTGTGTCTGAGAAATGGTTCTCACATTCTACGTTAAATCCTGGAATGTACTGAACACCCTGTTCAAACATATAACATCTCAAGCAGCGTAGAGGACTCCTTTATCCAGGTGACAGCGCTCACGACACGTGTGATGGTGATGCTGCACACGGTACGAAGCGTGGTGAGCTTTCAAGCAGTGTGGATGGGCAGCCCGGCTCGTCGCCTTCGGCCCTGTCGGGCCCCACATCGCTTCGGGCGTACTCGCGATGTAACTACGGCGTCCCGCTGGCCGCCCTCGTGGGCCGCCGACGCTTTCGTTGTAACCCCTTGCAAGGCAGCACCTGTGTGGGCGGCCCTTGGCCTGGCGCTGAAGAGGGACACTTCAGAAGTAGCTGAAGGCTCCAACTTACTCGCCAAGACGAAGTAGCAGTCTGAAATGTAGGGCCGGGTCGCGGGTCATTGGGCGGACAGTATCGGCCAGTATTATGTGCAGCCATGCGAAAGCCCGGTCGAACGGGTTATGTCATCGATGAAGATGATGTGCAGTGCTGCTGAAGCAGCATTCATCATCGTAACGATTGCAGTATGGGCGCTGTTCAGTGTTTGACGAGCTGCTGGACTCACAACTATCGCTGTACATTACCACGCCGAGTATAGCGCTCTGTCGAACGATGCCATCTCAGCTCCGCGCCGGACGTAGTCTCTTCGGTCACAGCAACACCGCATTCCTTTCAGTCAATGTGTTAATGGCAGCGAAAAATTCGGTAGGGGGTGAAAAAGTGCCAAGGGTACCTGCCACCGATCAGCACTTAGTGGCGAGTCTGAAGCGCAAGAGAACACAGCCCGCAGAGTAAGAAGCCGCTAGCCCTGAATAAAATCTTGGTATCTTAGAAGCAAGTTGCAGAAGGAAATGTAACAAGGAGTTCTATGTGCTCTGCGTTAATATTCTTCTTTGTCGGCTTCTTTTTGCACAGAAAAATATGCGAGTATACTCACTAAGTAGGCTTtccttggatttttttttccgaTTCATCGATCATTGAAACACACCGGGCTTAGCATTCCAGCAGAGCTAGATGATAGAGGGGGCGTTTGGAGAGGTCACACACTGGTCCATTACACTGTGTGCCGCTGAAACTAGTTACTCCTCTGACGGGTATTGCACAGTGAATTTTGCTTAGCAGGCAACGTAATTTCCTGTATTTTCTAGTTCAAACGTAAGTCATTTTATATCACTTCGTTTCGCAGTCTGTAATTTGCATTTATCAGGCTAGTGTACTACGGTTGAGGTAGGTAAGCTTACTTTCTAAAAAAATTAGTAGCCGGCGAAGTTTGTGCAAAACCTCGAAACTTGAACGTCCACTTGAAGGAGAGAATATCAAACTTCAAGCTGTGAGCACCTGTTTCAGCTTGACACGACCAGAAAGAGCTTACTGCGAAACTCAGCGGCATCAACGAAGAGCCAATGGCGAATGCTAGTGCACAAATGTTCAAAAGACGTCTTGAGAAAATAGTGTTAACAAAATTTCTAAACGGAGAAATCGTCGCGTGCTTCGCATGGTTGGCTATGCCTCGGTGTCGCAGTAGCGGTAATGCTAATTTCGATGCTAGCAAGCTTGGAAGGATGCCCTCTTTTTACATCTCATAAAGGGTGTCCAATAAGGGTCACAACTGAGACCCCGTCTTATTGAAAATAGATAAATTGAAGAATATGCCTTCAATCTGTGTTTTTCTCAATTCTCTCCGACCTCTGCATCTAATAATGTCGCGAAATGTAATCCCTACGCTCTAGACACTAAATAGAATAGGCAGCTAGCAAAACAATGGGACTTAAATAAGATTCTTCCCTACCCCTGTGCCTACCCCTATACAACTCCTGCCTTCTCCTGTGCGGACTGTTTCTGATGCCAGCATTGAACCGGCTGCGAAAAAGGTAAAGGCCACTCCAACTGATCCTACCCCTTCAAAGACGACACCGTCGAAATATTCGCTCCCGGAACTTGATCGCTCCTTCCGAGTGCACATTAAGCCTACCTTGCAATAAGATATAACGCCAGTTTTTTCAAGGTCGATGCAGCAGCTGACTGACCGTGCACTGGGCATCTCAGGGTACCGCGGACTTATTTACCACCGTCCCTCCAGTTCCATCGCTGTCCAAGTAGCGTCACTTGGCGATGCTGAAAAGATCTGTCATACTGGCAAAGTACATATCAGCGAGTCACAGTACGTACCTATGCAGGCCTATCCACCATCTGAACCCGGCTTGCAAAGATGTGTCATTTATGACCTGGAACCTAATGCGCCTCCGAAGGAAGGCATGACGGATCTCTACTGCGACACCCACTCAGTGCTTAATGCCCGCCGACTAGGCAACCGAGGCACATTTCTTCTCCTGCTTGTGGGGTGTATACATAACCGGACTTCATGCTTTTTGTAACGTATTATAACGTTCGTTACTGacatcacgttttatgccgtgcggcacatttagcgtcaaaaataaacaaataaataagattATTGCTTACACGACTCTCGGAATCCCTTCTCCAATGAAGACAAGGAAAAAATCGATATGAAGCTAAACACGGAGTATCGGGAATGTTACAATGGCTGCCCTCAAACTTAATAAACACGTTACGTATGTATCCAAGGCGAAAGTGCACAAAACGTGCGGAGTTTATTTCTGACACAAGCAGGAGCACATTTTTGTTATTTCTAGTAAATTAATGTTTGATATGTAAGTGCAGTAATTTTCGTATAACTTGCCCCCAAGTCGGCCTCAGAAAACCGAGGGAAAATCTTCTGTAGATATTATACAGAAtatgaacgcggcgaagtttcaCGGTGACAATTGCCTGGACCtaaactattattattacttcCTAGCTTTTGTAACTTTTGCTAAACACAAGCTGCGAACGAGAAAACTGCATACTACACTACTAACTCTGATCGACACATTCTTAAGCGATCCTTAAGGACATGGAATCCGCTAACTAGATTGCAGGCCCTGGAAAGCAAAGCACTTGTTCTGTCACGTGAACGACAGGCTCTGCAAAGTCTAGATAGTAGCTAGTACCTGGCTCGTCCACTTCTAAATCCGCGTGGTAGCCAACGTCATTTACTCCGCCATCGACATCACTGTAAACATCTGCGGCTTGGGCGACAGCTGGCAGCGCATCCACCGCGACTTCAGGACCTGTAATTACATGGACATGTTCGTGTACGGTCTGAACTGCGGGATGGACGACTTCGACCTCGTGGGTCTCGATCACAGGattgacgccgccgccgccgccgccattgacGACCGTTTCGGAAACGGTTTCCGAAGCCGTTCCGACGACAGGCGAGGCGACAGTTTCCACCCTGGTTCGGACGACATGCTCGATGGGCTCCGTGACGAACATGACAGGCTCGAGGAAGTTGGTGTGCGTCTCGGTGTAGTCGACGGGCACCTCGGGGTAAAGGGTCAGCGGCTCCGTGAACACCTTGAGCGTGAACTCCTCGGCCGAGTCCGACGCGATGGGCAGCACGGGTGTGACCGCCTCCGTGCTCGCATCGGGGACCCGCACGGCCACAGGTGCGGTCCTCACGGGAACTGTGGGGAAGCCCCAATACAGGCTGCCAGGCTTGGTTTTGACGTACGTCTCCAACGTCCCGCAAATCTGCACAGCGCAGGAAATACATCACAGGTTCCTTTACACGCGTGCACTTTCCGCGAGCTCTGTCTAGTCACACTTTTCCCCAGAAAAAAAGTCTGAACACCGGTGTTTCGTTGGTATCATTGTATACTTCTACTACCTTTGGTTCTTTTGAAATGATGGTTGTTGTGCATAAAGCAGCAAGCTGAACTCTAGGTATGCGGAACTTGAATCATCATGTGgctttctttatttgtttttgcatgtGGTGACTCCACGATTGTGACCCCACCCGGTGAATGAACGCGTCTTCTGTGGTAAGTAGTGTGCTATTGGTAAAGTCATAATTGTGAAGTCATGATGACGGCAGCGATACACTGCGcgctcagaagaaaaaaaaggaaactcctAGAACACCTAGGGAATCACCTACACTGCGATAACATAAATTTGTGATTTCTTTTCAGTAAATGCTCAGAATAATATCTGTGATCAATATATGTTTACTACATGAGCGGGCGCCCCCATACAGTTATCACTTTTCACATGCATACTTGCGTCAAATATGCTCCTCTCACAATGCTACACACTGCTAGTATTAAATACAAGAAACTAAGCGTAACTGTAATTTGACTCGCATttcgctgccatttttttttcgccttagGTTATTCCGCGAAATAAGCTTCCCCGGCAATCAGTTCTGGGACGAACTTTTGTTTCTATCTTATTTTTCTGCATGCCCTGCCTGATACGTGCCACTAAGTCTGTATCATTCCTTTCCTCACTAATTGCTCGTACTTGAATTTTGTACCACGCATATCTCGTAACTCACAGGCACAGCTGATTACCATCAAGGCTCATAAAATGCGTTACCTAACGTTGTATAACTGGGAGCCTAAAAACTTCTGCCCTTGCTATTCTGCTGCGTTTCTTGTTCTTCTTTGCGTTGTTATACGTCTTACCACCCCCTCTATAATCCCATTTGACATTGAGTGTGCTAATAagtgaaaggaaataaaatgttCCGAAAGGCTGCCCTCGGGCAGTGAGTTGTAGACTTACCTGCCCCAAGCGTTGCATGCCGAGTGCCCCATTTCTCACACCCGTGCCTGTGAACAGCAGACCCAGAGTTGGCGCGTCTAGATGGCAAAGACTGAGAGCTCTACGATGGAACGGCACTCCCACAAGTATGAGCCGCCCTGTGTGGGGCAGCAGCTCAAACGTGTAGCCTCCCTGCAGATAAGAAGCAGTTATCGGCATCTGGAGTTGATTGTCAGCCGTCCTTTTGGGGTTTTCTACTTGTGTGCAATTCATTGAGAAGGGTCACTTAACAAAACTCGATGCGTATACTTTAGCGAATAATCTGCCAGTTCTTTATTGTTCTCTTCTACGCATTTCTTTTCGGGTATAAAATTTCTTATTCACTCATTTTtgcccctttatttttgtttttttttggggggggggagaagggggAGGCAGCTGCCACCTGTGACGTCACTGATGATAGCCCACAAGGAATGTCTTTCGCCTTGTGGGTGGCTTAGTATTGGCTGAAGAGAAAATAGAACGTATGAGGCGAATCATGACAGGATACGGCGTCCGCAGGAGCTTGTCGCAGGAAAGTATTTGCGCACAAAACTGATgcttgcaaaataaaaacaagcggCTCGCATGCCGATGCATCGGTAACTAGGTTGCCACCTGGCCGCTCACCCTTCAGCTCGCCATGCATGTAACATGCAGTCAGTAATACGGCCTTCTCTACATAAACGTATGCTGTTTGTCATTTTGGAGATAAATGAAAAAATTATTGTGTAGCGACAGTTCCAAGAACGAATTCGGGCCGCCATAAGGAGGAAGAACTTCTGCAAACGAAAAGGAGCGTGGAATTACGCTATTCCTACATTACACTATTCCTCGCCTTATTGCGCCCAAGTTGCAGCCGTCTATCCGCAAGACAAGCCCGCTACACTGCGCAACGGAAGAGACCTTATTACCGACTTTACATTTCCTTAGATAAATAAACTAATTAGGCTAGAGTGAGGATGTTGCGGCGTGCCTTGCTCTCATCCAGCGTGAGCATTTCGCGAGGCGCACCTGCAGTGCGTAGCAGCTGCTACTCAACAAAATTTGTAGCCTTGCAAAGTTCTGATTTAGAAAAAAATCTTTGCCGCCACCCATAAAGACTTTCAAACGTGATGCACCGAAACTATAGCATGCAAGTGACGCTAAGAAAGAAAGGGCATTCAGTAGCAAAGTGAACCTTACTGGATTAACAAAGCCGAACCTGTGGAGTGAAAGGCCTGATACGATGCTGCCATCATACGCCAAGCTGCAAATGACAAGAATAAAGACGTCATACAAAGGAAAAGGCTGTAGAGGTGATTAAGGAAACAAGGCAATTGTCCACATGCGTTGAAATTAACAGGATGCTTTGTACGAAATAGGCACCGTTACACTTCCACCATAACAATTATTCCCATACGCTGTAAAGACGTCGAAGTCTAACCAACGCTATCTGGTGCTTCGTTGTCGGTCGCGGAATTCGTAGGAAGATACTCCTCTGGCTTTTCCTTCATCACGGCTGTACCACAGCAGCTGATTAAAAGCTAAATATGCCGAGGAGCTGGTTTATTGCCCTTCTAGATTTTCTATGTACATAGATACGCTTAAGTGATTAGGGCACATTAAATCATCAAATCATTAAATCATCACTGAACAGAACTTGAGTACTCTTTATCGATCACTAGCAAAAATCACTGCCTCCGTTCTCGGGGCATTAACAGCGTCATCACTGCATTAACAAAGCATGTTCTAGCGATGCCTTACTCCGTTACGTGGTGAGGTGCGATGTGATTCCATGGAACGTACGATCCACAAAAGCCAGGCGAGTATTCCTCGCTCGCTGGATGAAGTGCTGGCGTCAGTACCTGGAAGAAATCTGCCACAGCTGAGTCCTGTCGAGCGTTTGAAATTTCCATTTGTGCAAAGGGGATATATGATCGTACACTTTAGACCAAATTTATGTTTTTGGCTTAGACGGACGTTTAGCGGTTACCTCGAACGCGCATGGACACTAAGCACAGAGCAATTTAATGGTCACTACAGCATCCATTTCAATTTAcacactttttatttatttattttagattTGTTATCTTGAGAGTGGGCGTACAAATATTTAGCTTAAAGTAAAACTTCTATTTTATAAACTTCGTCAATGCATTTGTTTATCATGAAATGCTTGCGTGCTAAAAGGAATACCTATTAATCTTGTCTTTCTTTTCTGAAGGATTTGGTGACATTCGATAGCTCTGGATTGTAGCCGGTGTTCTGTGTAATTTTGCTGCTATACTTCTCGGCACGTTATTTCCGCATGCATTTGCGGAAGACCTCATTTTTCCTTATGCCGATACTTAAAACATTTTTGCAGGAAGTCCCCCAGACTCTCCTCTTTCCCTCTGAATATTCTTAAATAAAAAGTTTTCAATGAACTAAAACGGAGGCCAACATGAAGACGCAAATATAATTCGATCCAAAGTCTACAGTGTACCTTGGTTGGTTGAAAAAAGCAAAGAGTCTAACGACAAACATGAAGCGGGCAAAGATAGATTCGCCAAATTTTGTAGAGCtcttcagaaaacaaaaacaatggaAAAACTGCGAGAACAATCGGTCTGCAAGATGGTGCTCGTGAGAACAGCATGAATAAGCTTTTTAATTGAACTAAAGTCGACAAGAAAAGCTGCAATGTTGATACTCTTGTCTCGATCGACACGGCACCTCTGGTCTACCGCACGTCCACGAACCAGTTAAGCTGGAAGGCCCTCACCTTGTACCGGTGCACGAAGGCGATTTGCTGATGGAGGCACGCGGTGCTGTGGACGGAGTTCCAGTCCAGGTCAGCGGCAGCACATGAGGCCGCAGGGAACCACATAAGCCCTCCGCCCACAATCTTGCCGGCTTTGCCTTTCCGCAGTGATGACCCGCCTTGGCATTGCTGCCTGTGGTGCCCATGGTGTCTATTCGAAGGTCGCTGTGGTACCAGGGGCTCTTGAATATCGGGCGCTTTCTGTGCTCCACGCGAGGGTCGCCGTATAGCGGGGGCATTACTCTCGGGAAGAGCAGAGGTGGGAAACTTTCTACGGTGTGAGGTGGTTGAATTAATACCGGGCGCTTTGTTAATGTGTGTCATCTTGCGGTTCCTTAAAGCGAGCGGCGCTTTCAGGGGAAGACGCTGTTTTCGAGTCAGCCCCAACCGTGGAGTGACTGGCATACTCCGCAGCGCGCTTAGAACAGGTAGATTCTGCATTGGCATGGCATGCGGCTGGCGAGCGGCTGCCTTAGTCCGAGGCGAGTTTAGAAAAGGTAGCTCCTGCTCTGGTACGACGCCTTTCCTTGGAGCCGTTGCGTGGGTGCGAGTAGTGTTTAGAACCGGTAGATTCCGCTCCGGTACGGCATCCGGCCGTAGAGCAACTCCCTGGGTCCGAGGCGTGTTTAGGGAATGTAGATTCTGCTCCGGTACGGCATCCGGCCGTAGAGCAACTCCCTTGGTCCGAGGCGGGTTTAGGGAAGGTAGGCTCTGCTTCGCTACGGCACCCGGCCGTAGAGCGACTCCCTTGGTCCGAGGCATGTTTAGGGAAGGTAGATTCTGCTGCGGTACCGCACCCAGCCGTAGAGAAACTCCCTTGGTCCGAGGCTGGTTTAGGGAAGGTAGATTCTCCTCCGGTCCGGCACCCGGCCGTAGAGCAACTCCCTTGGTCCGAGGCGCGTTTAGGGAAGGTGGATTCTGCTTCGATATGGCATCCGGCCGTAGAGCAACTCCCTTTGTCCGAGGCGGGTTTAGGGAAGGTAGATTCTGCTCCGGTCTGGCACCCGGCCGTAGAGCAACTCCCTTGGTCCGAGGCGGGTTTAGGGAAGGTAGATTCTGCTCCGGTCCGGCAGCCGGCCGTAGAGCAACTACCTTGGTCCGAGGCGGGATTAGGGAAGGTAGATTCTGCTCCGGTACGACATTCGACCTAAGAGCGGCCATCTGGGTCTGACGCAGGCTTTGGACAGGTAGATTCTGCTTATGTACTGCTTTCGGCCATGGGGCGACTTCCTTGGTCCGAAGCCGGCTTATGGGAGGTAGACTTTGCTCTGGTACGATATCCGGCTGTGTGGCGACTGACTTAGTACCAAGCGGGCTCGGGATAGGCAGATTCTGTTCTGGTATGGCATCCCGCTGCGCAGCGACTACCTTGGGCCGAGGCGTGCTAAGAACTGGCAGGTTCAGCCCTGGTTCGGCAGGTTCCTTAGTTTCTGATGCTTTTTTTGCCCGATTCATTGGAGTAGCTGATGTATTTGCCCTTAGGCTTTCATTTCCCACACCAGCGTTGCTAGGTGCAAAATCTATTTCACCAATTGGATTAGCCTGTAAAGAACGCTGGAATGGAAGAAACGCGCACTACAGCCACGGCTCAAACAAAATACGAAGAAGCTTATGCCGATGCTTATCAGTGACCATATTATTGGTCACTTGCTCCTTTCATAATCTTTGGGAGTGGTTTGAAACAGAAGAGGTGTAGAAATAGGCTGCCACTGCTAACTAACGGATCAGGAGTCCAGCAGATTTACTGCTTGATCAAGGTACTTGTACAGTAAAAGGAGTTGGCTGCAAGTGCAGCAGTTAGTGAGTCGCTTTAAAGTCGACGGTCTGTACAAACTGCGAGCTTGTAGCGGACCGTGGTAACGATCCTGGctgtacacagtgcacaaatcaACGATTCTACAGAATCGCGGAGGACTTGACAGTGGCCCCGTCAAGTAAAAGACATTCTGacacaaaaacaagaaaacaagccGAGGCAGTGCTCGAGCTTCCCTTTGTTCTGTGTGTGCGTTTTTAATTCCACCGTCGGCTAACATCATTTCGCAGTACAAACTTCGTGAAGCTTTAACACTACTCCTGCTAAGCgacgttcagaaaaaaaaagagattacAGCAATAATAAGTCTTTTTTCTCAATATTCCGGATTTGTCGTAAGCAACACTAAACACTTACCAATCCGCTATGCACTTTCTCCCTTGGTTTGCTTCGAACATTCCAGCCAGCTGTTTGTCGC
The Amblyomma americanum isolate KBUSLIRL-KWMA chromosome 3, ASM5285725v1, whole genome shotgun sequence genome window above contains:
- the LOC144125414 gene encoding uncharacterized protein LOC144125414, whose translation is MHGLATRLLLLLLAVVHCFSTCSPTSADNRSESEDDDWEEHHDEYTYTELNEDEESREQGLEKAGYHFQSGGSAGAYGGAAWAGSKKSGVRRASQVAGAAKNLKASSKHRAMTYSVKGKRRKAAALNQQSARKKTKRVNKASQFARKQAPGSKKRKSPKKGAKGKMVGVSTKNSGGLTMIVKKNPKIWSSGASAGAGTLRGSKALPYKWSPSKGSKETKVAISKRKGGKQGKAVKKGAFVGAKKGWNPKTSAGRRKGAFSAKPSINTVPKGKKRGNGEANSKTKRVTVKKNRNAMKAKLSSKKLPFFSNFNAKNSNKGRLRGFVKQKIGVTWPAVKKKFGFNKMQTKATAQRSPSSSRFSSKGRNRFGKANLFKGSKKDKTSGAVVSHAGFKQAGFGSKALKSGSQHLRAGQSSLAHERTSWSGLGAAHGEKRSRFYGNGFLIGTRSRRKKGRIIQVLRIRHRRRKHRSKKPVIQLSGLENNSSQLEPNDGRFRNGTSKPDAGGGLLEQPSNRLEQGGGRFEKGSSQREHDSGRLEQDGGRPTQGDGQHERGSSLHEHGSGPFELDSGRLDQNNGRHDLSSGRLEQGTGQLQRGSIRPEQAIGRPGQGSFELHQSGGQPTPGSGQVPRRQTAGWNVRSKPREKVHSGLRSLQANPIGEIDFAPSNAGVGNESLRANTSATPMNRAKKASETKEPAEPGLNLPVLSTPRPKVVAAQRDAIPEQNLPIPSPLGTKSVATQPDIVPEQSLPPISRLRTKEVAPWPKAVHKQNLPVQSLRQTQMAALRSNVVPEQNLPSLIPPRTKVVALRPAAGPEQNLPSLNPPRTKGVALRPGARPEQNLPSLNPPRTKGVALRPDAISKQNPPSLNAPRTKGVALRPGAGPEENLPSLNQPRTKGVSLRLGAVPQQNLPSLNMPRTKGVALRPGAVAKQSLPSLNPPRTKGVALRPDAVPEQNLHSLNTPRTQGVALRPDAVPERNLPVLNTTRTHATAPRKGVVPEQELPFLNSPRTKAAARQPHAMPMQNLPVLSALRSMPVTPRLGLTRKQRLPLKAPLALRNRKMTHINKAPGINSTTSHRRKFPTSALPESNAPAIRRPSRGAQKAPDIQEPLVPQRPSNRHHGHHRQQCQGGSSLRKGKAGKIVGGGLMWFPAASCAAADLDWNSVHSTACLHQQIAFVHRYKVLTPALHPASEEYSPGFCGSYVPWNHIAPHHVTDLAYDGSIVSGLSLHRFGFVNPGGYTFELLPHTGRLILVGVPFHRRALSLCHLDAPTLGLLFTGTGVRNGALGMQRLGQICGTLETYVKTKPGSLYWGFPTVPVRTAPVAVRVPDASTEAVTPVLPIASDSAEEFTLKVFTEPLTLYPEVPVDYTETHTNFLEPVMFVTEPIEHVVRTRVETVASPVVGTASETVSETVVNGGGGGGVNPVIETHEVEVVHPAVQTVHEHVHVITGPEVAVDALPAVAQAADVYSDVDGGVNDVGYHADLEVDEPGTSYYLDFAEPVVHVTEQVLCFPGPAI